One Thalassotalea hakodatensis DNA segment encodes these proteins:
- a CDS encoding SLC13 family permease — protein MPDIPNNHALAMLVLTVIALYFFRREDIPLETSSLAVLVMLCMIFTVFPFDINGQQLEPSSLFFGFGHEALVTVCALMIIGHALVRTGALVPVGRNLAKLWKISPAISLLVTLIIAGALSAFVNNTPIVVLLLPILTSVALRTKTDTSPMLLPMGLATLVGGMTTTIGTSTNLLVVSVASDMGLPRIGMFDFSVPAIIAACIAIAYLWLIAPKLLPQRKASLPDTSPRLFSAYLNINEDSVANGKTVAELLKLTDDQMSIESIQRSPEYRNIRPFPDTIIKEGDRLHVKDHPEQLKEFESVLQATLFSGAHKVDDDHPLKAEKQKLVEMVVIQASNLVGRTLKDVQFAKRYGISVLALHRNGSAMDIGRKSIGNVIIHAGDVLLVQGDADQVAELKSSQGFLIIDGASDLPYSQKAPIALFVLFLVVAVAAIGVLPIAISSLCGILVLLMTKCIDWSEVSAALSTQVILIVVASLALGSAMMQTGGADYIAQVFVAFAVDLPPWGIIASLMLMLAIMTNIVSNNAAAVIGTPIAISVANQLSLPVEPFILAVLFGANLSYATPMAYKTNLLVMNAGGYQFSDFIRAGVPLIILMWVSLSFLLSWIYF, from the coding sequence ATGCCTGACATTCCTAATAATCATGCACTTGCCATGTTAGTGCTTACCGTGATTGCACTTTATTTTTTCAGGCGTGAAGATATACCCTTAGAAACGTCATCATTAGCGGTATTGGTGATGCTATGCATGATTTTTACAGTGTTTCCCTTTGATATTAATGGTCAGCAATTAGAACCGTCCTCTTTATTTTTTGGTTTTGGTCATGAAGCTTTGGTTACTGTTTGTGCATTGATGATCATTGGTCATGCATTAGTTCGAACAGGGGCTTTAGTACCTGTTGGTAGAAATTTAGCGAAATTGTGGAAAATAAGCCCGGCAATTTCATTGTTGGTAACATTGATCATTGCTGGGGCATTGAGCGCCTTTGTTAATAATACGCCAATAGTGGTGTTACTTTTACCTATCTTAACGAGCGTTGCCTTGCGCACAAAAACAGATACCTCACCTATGTTACTGCCCATGGGGTTAGCTACGTTAGTGGGGGGAATGACAACAACTATCGGCACTTCTACAAATTTATTAGTGGTGAGTGTGGCGAGTGATATGGGGCTGCCACGTATCGGCATGTTTGATTTTAGTGTGCCCGCAATCATTGCCGCTTGTATTGCCATCGCATATTTATGGCTAATTGCACCTAAACTTTTACCTCAACGCAAGGCGTCGTTACCGGATACTTCACCACGATTATTTAGTGCCTATCTTAATATTAATGAAGATAGTGTTGCGAACGGTAAAACCGTTGCTGAATTGTTGAAACTTACTGATGACCAAATGAGTATTGAATCGATACAACGTAGTCCTGAATACCGAAATATTCGTCCGTTTCCTGATACGATCATAAAAGAAGGTGATAGGCTACACGTTAAAGATCATCCTGAACAACTTAAAGAGTTTGAATCTGTTTTACAGGCAACCTTATTTTCAGGTGCACATAAAGTTGATGATGATCACCCTTTAAAAGCTGAAAAACAAAAACTTGTTGAAATGGTTGTTATCCAGGCATCAAATTTAGTTGGCAGAACATTGAAAGATGTTCAATTTGCCAAACGATATGGTATCTCTGTACTTGCTTTACACCGTAATGGTAGTGCCATGGATATTGGTCGTAAAAGTATCGGCAACGTGATAATTCATGCTGGTGATGTGCTATTGGTGCAAGGAGATGCAGACCAAGTGGCAGAGCTGAAAAGTTCTCAAGGATTCTTAATTATTGATGGGGCGTCAGATTTACCTTATTCGCAAAAAGCCCCAATTGCCTTATTTGTGTTGTTTTTAGTCGTCGCTGTTGCCGCTATCGGTGTTTTACCTATTGCTATTAGCTCACTGTGCGGAATTTTAGTATTACTCATGACCAAATGTATTGACTGGAGTGAAGTATCTGCTGCTCTTAGTACGCAAGTGATCCTCATTGTCGTTGCGTCTTTAGCGCTAGGCTCTGCAATGATGCAAACTGGTGGAGCTGATTATATTGCGCAGGTTTTTGTGGCCTTTGCGGTTGATTTACCTCCATGGGGCATAATTGCCTCGTTAATGCTAATGCTCGCGATTATGACGAATATTGTCTCAAACAATGCAGCGGCGGTTATAGGCACACCGATAGCTATCTCAGTAGCCAATCAACTTTCTTTGCCTGTTGAGCCTTTTATTTTAGCGGTACTTTTTGGCGCTAACCTAAGTTATGCAACCCCCATGGCTTATAAAACCAACTTATTAGTGATGAATGCTGGTGGTTATCAATTTTCCGACTTCATTCGTGCGGGTGTACCATTAATTATTTTAATGTGGGTATCATTGTCGTTCCTTTTATCTTGGATTTACTTTTAA
- a CDS encoding magnesium transporter CorA family protein, with amino-acid sequence MIKAMLISASTTEMGGEELIEKWQQDADATLWLDLEGLDQSIEKQMLLSLDCHPLAIQDTQRDRHPPKVELFENYIFLLYRGFVSYDDILTFEHLQLGMFIGHRILITCHTGSSIAVNNLFNESSAKYLARSPVHLALQMFHSSCGNYLKQLFTFESHLEKIEDQFQLSGNDKMMREITAYRSQLVKIRRTFNYHVSIGESLSQFLENDETSLITPVEIHTLTDLRERLERLMSLSQMYYEICGDLIDGYMSVTSHQLNATMRVLTVITALFVPLTFLAGIYGMNFEHIPELKWANGYFILLGVMLVISVGLIVIFKRKKWL; translated from the coding sequence ATGATTAAAGCTATGTTGATATCCGCTTCTACCACAGAAATGGGCGGTGAAGAGCTAATTGAAAAGTGGCAGCAAGACGCTGATGCTACTTTATGGTTAGATCTAGAAGGGCTTGACCAGAGCATTGAAAAACAAATGTTATTATCGCTTGATTGTCACCCATTGGCGATTCAAGACACGCAACGTGATAGACACCCGCCTAAAGTCGAATTGTTTGAAAACTATATTTTTCTCTTGTATCGCGGTTTTGTTAGTTATGACGACATTTTAACGTTCGAACACTTGCAATTAGGCATGTTTATTGGGCATCGAATTTTAATTACTTGCCATACAGGAAGCTCTATTGCCGTTAATAATTTGTTCAACGAAAGCAGTGCTAAATATCTAGCGCGTAGTCCGGTGCATTTAGCATTACAAATGTTTCACTCTAGTTGCGGAAATTACTTAAAACAGCTTTTTACCTTTGAATCGCATTTAGAAAAAATTGAAGATCAATTTCAACTTAGCGGTAATGATAAGATGATGCGAGAAATTACTGCGTATCGCTCTCAATTGGTAAAAATTAGGCGTACTTTTAACTACCATGTGTCAATTGGTGAATCGTTAAGTCAGTTTTTAGAAAATGATGAAACATCATTGATCACACCTGTTGAAATTCATACCTTAACCGATTTACGAGAACGCCTAGAACGATTAATGAGTTTGTCGCAAATGTATTATGAAATTTGTGGTGACTTAATTGATGGCTATATGTCTGTTACTTCACATCAATTAAATGCAACGATGCGGGTGTTAACTGTTATTACTGCTTTGTTTGTACCTCTGACGTTCTTAGCGGGTATTTATGGGATGAACTTTGAACATATCCCTGAACTTAAGTGGGCGAATGGCTACTTTATTTTATTAGGGGTAATGTTGGTTATTTCCGTTGGACTCATTGTTATTTTTAAACGGAAAAAGTGGCTTTAA
- a CDS encoding ATP-binding protein, whose amino-acid sequence MNTNLKLTASKLLYFVLAISAYLSGLVLSNFSFLTQIMPIWLPAGVALVGCYLWGWRFVPAVFICSIALNVSINDELIFIDLLSLKGASTFLIAFGSSLQAFVGGYIMKRWLGNPIAQPATRKLICFIVGVGVVVNLIAANIGVAALTYFNDDYVLNSYWVNMTYWWLGDSIGVLLATPFLLSLISFSDQEKFPKNVRLINLLATSVLFLGVLSLTNFFINYADKNSQKLITKEIKVIESSLYARLNNNLLQLQTLANFIQNNTLALNSFHEFAHEIIENNPTIHALSWNPLISQRQKPQEEAELQRIYQKPLKISGEPILPKDPIVYVKYIVPKSGNEKAIGYNVYSNVERKKTIEKAKNSYYPQATPIIQLVQITSKQPAFLLFMPVFDVSDKNETPTAKQLKGFATGVFLVNTILHETFGVNNKQLFHFLLFEEGVPHSFAKNVDDDVTKNIMHTLRFENSGQTWLLNLSRNQQYLKREQSHSLFLLFIFQFCLVICIITMLLLMNNRHLVLNNRVHHRTISLHKAMEKAEQANQAKSRFLAIISHEIRTPLNSVVGFSQMAKQSSEQLEIKEYINKIEISSDILLNLVNDILDFSKIEAGKLQLSEQTFDMHRSLLRVASIFETLAMNKGLQWQLDDQLPANIRFIGDHVRIEQVLVNLCSNAIKFTGKGSVVLKAIVNINGDNALITVTVTDTGIGISQINQKKLFTLFTQADDSTSRTYGGTGLGLAISRELSQLMGGDVTIVSEEGEGSTFTFTASLKVSEHNIAKSTSTTVRNFPHLKVLVAEDNRINQALIKTILRKHQIEPVVVDNGQLAVEALMRESFDLVLMDCQMPVLDGYEATKQIRAIDTYKHLPILALTADVNAESVEYAKQVGFTEHLTKPINVERLLACFTKISDDIASRNI is encoded by the coding sequence ATGAATACGAATCTGAAACTAACTGCTAGTAAATTGCTGTACTTTGTCTTAGCGATAAGTGCGTATTTATCAGGGTTAGTTCTATCAAACTTTTCGTTTCTTACTCAAATAATGCCAATTTGGTTACCGGCCGGTGTTGCTCTTGTTGGGTGTTATCTTTGGGGCTGGCGATTTGTTCCAGCGGTGTTTATTTGTTCTATTGCACTGAATGTTAGCATTAATGACGAGCTTATTTTTATTGATCTATTATCGTTGAAAGGTGCCAGTACGTTTTTGATTGCCTTTGGTTCATCACTGCAAGCTTTTGTGGGCGGGTACATAATGAAACGTTGGCTTGGAAACCCAATTGCTCAACCTGCAACGAGAAAGTTGATTTGTTTTATCGTAGGTGTTGGCGTCGTTGTGAACCTCATTGCCGCTAATATCGGCGTGGCAGCGTTAACCTATTTTAATGACGATTATGTGCTGAATAGTTACTGGGTTAACATGACTTATTGGTGGCTTGGTGATTCGATAGGAGTATTACTTGCAACGCCTTTCTTGCTAAGTCTTATTTCATTTTCAGACCAGGAAAAATTTCCTAAAAATGTTCGGCTTATTAATCTATTGGCAACGAGCGTATTATTTTTAGGGGTGTTATCACTGACAAACTTTTTTATTAACTATGCAGATAAAAATAGCCAAAAATTAATTACTAAAGAAATAAAGGTAATAGAAAGTAGTTTATACGCACGATTAAATAATAACTTACTTCAACTACAAACATTAGCAAACTTTATTCAAAATAATACGTTAGCACTGAACTCATTTCATGAATTCGCACATGAAATTATTGAAAATAACCCGACAATACACGCTTTGTCATGGAATCCACTGATATCCCAACGGCAAAAACCTCAAGAAGAGGCTGAATTACAGCGTATTTATCAAAAGCCGTTAAAAATTAGTGGAGAACCAATTTTACCGAAAGATCCTATTGTTTATGTTAAGTATATTGTGCCTAAAAGCGGTAATGAAAAAGCCATTGGATACAATGTGTATTCAAACGTTGAGCGTAAAAAGACCATAGAAAAAGCTAAAAATAGTTATTACCCGCAGGCAACGCCTATTATTCAGTTAGTGCAGATAACCAGCAAGCAGCCTGCCTTTTTATTGTTTATGCCAGTATTTGATGTGAGTGACAAAAATGAAACGCCAACTGCAAAACAACTAAAAGGCTTTGCTACAGGAGTGTTTTTAGTGAACACAATTCTTCATGAAACCTTTGGTGTTAATAACAAGCAACTTTTTCATTTTTTGTTATTTGAAGAAGGAGTGCCGCATTCTTTTGCAAAAAATGTAGATGATGATGTTACCAAGAACATAATGCATACGTTACGTTTTGAAAATTCAGGACAAACATGGCTATTAAACTTGTCACGTAACCAGCAATACCTCAAACGAGAACAAAGCCATTCATTGTTTTTGTTATTTATATTTCAGTTTTGCTTAGTGATTTGTATTATCACAATGTTGTTGTTGATGAATAATCGCCATTTAGTATTAAACAATCGAGTACATCATAGAACAATTTCATTGCATAAAGCGATGGAGAAAGCAGAACAAGCTAATCAAGCAAAAAGCCGATTTTTAGCGATTATTAGTCATGAAATTAGAACCCCATTAAATTCTGTTGTGGGCTTTTCCCAAATGGCAAAGCAATCAAGTGAACAACTTGAAATAAAAGAATATATTAACAAGATAGAGATATCTTCAGACATTTTATTGAATCTCGTGAACGATATCTTAGATTTTTCAAAAATTGAAGCGGGTAAATTGCAATTATCTGAACAAACGTTTGATATGCATCGCAGCTTACTACGAGTTGCCAGTATCTTTGAAACGCTCGCTATGAACAAGGGGTTGCAGTGGCAGCTTGATGATCAATTGCCAGCCAACATTCGATTTATAGGCGATCATGTCCGTATTGAGCAAGTGCTTGTGAACTTATGCAGTAATGCGATTAAATTTACCGGTAAAGGCTCCGTCGTGTTAAAAGCCATTGTTAATATCAACGGTGATAATGCCCTGATAACCGTGACCGTCACAGATACCGGTATAGGCATTAGCCAGATTAACCAGAAAAAGCTTTTTACTTTGTTTACACAAGCTGATGATTCTACTTCTCGTACTTATGGTGGTACGGGGTTAGGTCTGGCAATATCTAGAGAATTAAGTCAATTAATGGGGGGGGATGTCACAATAGTTAGCGAAGAAGGTGAAGGATCAACATTTACTTTTACCGCGTCATTAAAGGTGTCAGAGCATAATATAGCTAAATCTACTTCAACAACCGTGAGAAACTTTCCTCACTTGAAGGTGTTAGTTGCCGAAGACAATCGCATCAACCAAGCACTGATAAAAACCATTTTAAGAAAACATCAAATAGAGCCAGTTGTCGTTGATAATGGCCAATTAGCGGTTGAAGCATTGATGCGAGAGTCGTTTGATTTAGTGTTAATGGATTGTCAAATGCCTGTACTTGATGGTTACGAGGCTACAAAACAAATCAGAGCAATAGATACCTATAAACATTTACCTATTTTAGCGTTAACGGCTGATGTAAATGCGGAAAGTGTTGAATATGCTAAACAAGTAGGTTTTACTGAGCACCTAACAAAGCCAATAAATGTTGAGCGACTATTGGCGTGTTTTACGAAAATAAGTGACGATATTGCCAGTCGCAATATCTAA
- a CDS encoding alpha/beta hydrolase yields MLFATNRTPKESARSRKGRKISFPPQKTRTSLDMYFCQRLGEHDYREIGSPAFFQYLKNLPNTMQVLLYIHGFNNTPEPDIFPNALRLQQLINQQYGDEFALVVPLIWPCDDDAFYAFIDDYWDDQRAADASGLAFARMLAKFDNWRTQEASKENPCTRRINILAHSMGNRVLRNAIAAWGKYDHCGQVPKLFRNIFMVAADVVNHCLEPSNNGVLIPQSARNVVVYFANDDLAMPASKLSNLRHRTVSARLGMTGPEDLTKVAKNVYEVDCDSFNNRFDMPKGHSYFLNNQAQVSPALVHMLSAMIDGRVKPAKRSHILAYPLESSEDF; encoded by the coding sequence ATGTTATTTGCAACGAATAGAACACCGAAAGAATCAGCAAGGAGTCGTAAAGGGCGAAAAATATCTTTCCCACCGCAAAAAACACGCACTAGCTTAGATATGTATTTTTGCCAACGCCTTGGTGAACATGACTACCGAGAAATAGGCAGTCCAGCATTTTTTCAATATCTTAAAAACCTACCCAACACTATGCAAGTATTGTTGTACATACATGGTTTTAACAATACTCCTGAACCTGATATCTTCCCCAATGCTTTACGCTTACAGCAGTTAATAAATCAACAATATGGAGATGAGTTTGCTTTAGTTGTTCCACTTATTTGGCCATGTGATGATGATGCCTTTTATGCTTTTATAGATGACTACTGGGATGACCAAAGAGCAGCTGATGCCAGTGGTTTAGCATTTGCGCGTATGTTGGCAAAGTTTGATAACTGGCGCACTCAAGAAGCAAGTAAAGAAAACCCTTGTACACGAAGAATTAACATTCTTGCTCATTCTATGGGTAATCGAGTGTTGCGAAACGCGATAGCCGCATGGGGAAAATACGACCATTGTGGCCAGGTGCCTAAACTGTTTAGAAATATTTTCATGGTTGCGGCAGATGTGGTTAATCATTGCTTAGAACCTAGCAATAATGGTGTACTAATTCCACAATCGGCTAGAAATGTCGTTGTGTACTTTGCCAATGATGACTTAGCCATGCCCGCGAGTAAATTAAGCAACCTTAGGCATAGAACCGTCTCTGCTCGTTTAGGTATGACAGGGCCAGAAGATTTAACCAAGGTGGCCAAAAATGTCTATGAGGTTGATTGCGATAGTTTTAATAACCGGTTTGATATGCCAAAAGGTCATTCTTATTTCCTGAATAATCAGGCGCAGGTGAGTCCTGCATTAGTGCATATGTTATCAGCCATGATTGACGGTAGGGTAAAACCTGCGAAAAGAAGTCACATATTAGCTTATCCATTAGAAAGCTCAGAGGACTTTTAA
- a CDS encoding DNA-J related domain-containing protein translates to MRTLNPYLTPIFHELEHYFSVSPVSNEYDIIKHLTDKNIAPFNRFSLADHKDLFSAHFLCMHALYHLKAHYKTTQKYQLFIESVRIERVVINKAIPDEHPAKNTPEKTDPLASYYLNPQHYFKTQEHEISDMIKSFWQKYLAHDTKKEAFEILCLPIDADKKTIKAQYLKLAKKYHPDKGGCADTFSKIRQAKADLDKLF, encoded by the coding sequence ATGCGCACGTTAAATCCATACTTAACACCAATATTTCATGAACTTGAGCATTATTTCAGTGTTTCTCCTGTTTCCAATGAATATGACATTATCAAACATTTAACTGACAAGAATATCGCACCTTTTAACCGTTTTTCATTAGCTGATCACAAAGATTTATTCAGCGCGCACTTTCTTTGTATGCACGCCCTTTATCACTTAAAAGCACATTATAAAACGACACAAAAATATCAGCTTTTTATTGAATCTGTTCGTATAGAAAGAGTCGTCATAAACAAAGCAATACCGGATGAGCACCCAGCCAAAAACACACCTGAAAAAACAGACCCGCTGGCAAGCTATTACTTAAACCCACAACATTATTTTAAAACGCAGGAACACGAAATAAGCGATATGATCAAAAGCTTTTGGCAAAAATACCTCGCACATGACACTAAAAAAGAGGCATTCGAAATTTTGTGCCTACCCATAGATGCAGACAAAAAAACGATTAAAGCTCAATACCTTAAACTCGCTAAAAAATATCACCCTGACAAAGGTGGCTGTGCTGATACTTTTAGCAAAATCCGTCAAGCCAAAGCTGACTTAGATAAGCTGTTTTAA
- a CDS encoding LysR family transcriptional regulator produces MMDKIKALTVFRRVIELGSFKAAAEDLLLSKAAISKNINQLEDYLQAPLIHRTTRKMHVTEKGKQYYHQVRNILDELNTADLSIIESSNQLRGLIKVSVPMSAGLLLINPAVCEFMKEHPEISVELLMSDQYLDLVEQGLDVAIRGGGPLKSSSLKSRKIHGLDLVLCASAGYVDIHGQPSEPESLYTHNCLMYSLALSPRQWVFRQDNEVRTIDLPPSSYVVNNGLALKQAARAGLGILLTPELFVAKELQTGELVKLMPDWQAEKHALYAVYPFHKEQSKNVRTFIDFIIKYVTKNCENA; encoded by the coding sequence ATGATGGATAAAATAAAAGCATTAACTGTTTTTAGGCGGGTGATAGAGTTAGGGAGTTTTAAAGCGGCTGCTGAAGATTTGTTGTTATCAAAGGCTGCGATTAGTAAAAATATTAATCAACTAGAAGATTATCTACAGGCACCATTAATTCACCGTACCACTCGAAAAATGCATGTCACTGAAAAAGGTAAACAGTATTATCATCAAGTGCGTAATATTTTAGATGAATTAAATACGGCTGATCTATCCATCATAGAATCCTCCAACCAGTTAAGGGGCTTAATTAAAGTAAGTGTTCCAATGTCGGCTGGCCTATTATTAATAAATCCTGCAGTGTGTGAATTTATGAAGGAACACCCTGAAATATCAGTAGAGCTGTTAATGAGTGATCAATATTTAGATTTGGTAGAACAGGGTCTAGATGTTGCTATTCGTGGCGGTGGACCGTTAAAAAGTTCAAGTTTAAAGTCGCGCAAAATACATGGGCTTGATCTGGTGCTTTGTGCGTCAGCAGGGTACGTGGATATTCATGGTCAGCCTAGCGAACCAGAATCACTTTATACACATAATTGTTTAATGTATAGCTTGGCTTTATCGCCTCGACAATGGGTGTTTCGCCAAGATAATGAGGTTCGCACCATTGATTTACCGCCAAGTTCTTATGTGGTAAATAATGGCTTGGCATTGAAGCAAGCGGCAAGAGCTGGCCTTGGTATACTGTTAACACCCGAATTGTTTGTTGCAAAAGAGCTGCAAACAGGAGAGTTAGTCAAGCTAATGCCAGACTGGCAAGCGGAAAAACATGCCTTATACGCCGTGTACCCTTTTCATAAAGAACAATCTAAAAATGTACGGACCTTTATCGATTTTATTATCAAATATGTGACAAAAAACTGTGAGAATGCATGA
- a CDS encoding NADPH-dependent FMN reductase, producing the protein MKKVLAFSGSNHSQSINQTLVTLAAEKFTSHEVTIIDLNEYEMPLYGLDVQEQGFPDSAIQLRELMSDYDALVIASPEHNGSMPAFLKNVIDWLSRLTTPGKPFFGDKIKPVLLMSTSPGATGGATNLKHMAELMPWWGGDVKDTYSLGGFYDKYADGKFDPETDQAISNVIKKFEATI; encoded by the coding sequence ATGAAAAAAGTGTTAGCATTTTCAGGCAGTAACCACAGTCAATCGATCAACCAAACACTCGTTACTTTAGCAGCAGAGAAATTCACCTCGCATGAAGTAACCATCATAGATCTTAACGAATATGAAATGCCTTTATACGGCTTAGATGTTCAAGAACAAGGCTTTCCTGATAGCGCAATTCAACTACGTGAGTTGATGTCTGATTATGATGCATTAGTCATTGCTTCACCTGAACATAACGGCTCAATGCCAGCCTTTTTAAAAAATGTGATTGATTGGCTTTCTCGCTTAACCACGCCAGGAAAACCCTTTTTTGGTGACAAAATAAAACCCGTATTACTGATGAGTACATCTCCGGGCGCAACCGGCGGTGCAACCAACTTAAAACACATGGCAGAGTTGATGCCTTGGTGGGGCGGTGACGTTAAGGACACCTATAGCTTAGGCGGATTTTACGACAAGTATGCTGATGGAAAATTTGACCCAGAAACAGATCAAGCCATTAGCAACGTCATAAAAAAATTCGAAGCAACAATATAA
- a CDS encoding DUF885 domain-containing protein → MNFCLLQYTVVFICLFFVSACQLTPIKPSADEQFEHTVQQLLDHRAGKGKYQSNEKEEQKRYWPDLSPEFLAKQYEQRKSIAAAFEQIEQDELSAENRINYAIIKAQLDNKIAHYHYKSHYIPFKSESGFHSSINFTVDATVFKNKKDIEQYINKLAAMPTYFEQNIDWMRKGLAEGITQPQAVLVDYEHSISAFIPEKVEQSVFLKPFATSSTLLDAEFIQEQRERLVHLLTTQIIPAYENYYQFFTQEYFPNARKNIAVSSTPNGLAYYNNRVKHYTTTDMSAEEIHQLGLREVARIRLEMDEVIAKTGFEGTFTEFTHFLRTDPQFYAKTPLALIKEASYLAKQIDGKLPSLFKHLPRTPYGVVPVPDSIAPKYTTGRYISPPNDRHSGSYWVNTYALDKRPLYVLPALTLHEGVPGHHLQISLNSELDNLPTYRQHAYISAFGEGWGLYAEWLGIEAGIYTDHYSNFGRLTYEMWRAARLVVDTGMHVKGWSRAQAMDFMRDNTALSLHNVKTEIDRYISWPGQALSYKIGEITIRKLRKRAETELGLDFDVREFHYQILKNGSVPLHVLEAQIEKYITEELAGKE, encoded by the coding sequence ATGAACTTTTGCTTACTTCAATACACGGTAGTGTTTATCTGCTTGTTTTTTGTTAGTGCATGTCAACTAACGCCGATAAAGCCTAGTGCTGATGAACAATTTGAACACACCGTGCAACAGTTATTAGATCACCGTGCAGGCAAGGGGAAGTATCAGAGTAACGAAAAAGAAGAGCAAAAACGCTATTGGCCAGATTTGTCACCTGAATTTTTAGCAAAACAGTACGAACAACGTAAAAGTATTGCCGCTGCATTTGAGCAAATAGAGCAAGATGAGCTGTCAGCTGAAAATAGAATTAACTATGCGATCATCAAAGCGCAACTTGATAACAAAATTGCTCACTATCACTATAAATCGCATTATATTCCGTTTAAGTCTGAATCAGGGTTTCATTCAAGTATCAATTTTACCGTTGATGCAACGGTATTTAAGAATAAAAAAGACATTGAACAATACATCAATAAGCTTGCAGCAATGCCAACATATTTTGAACAAAATATTGATTGGATGCGAAAAGGTTTGGCTGAAGGGATCACGCAGCCTCAAGCCGTTTTAGTAGATTATGAGCACTCTATATCAGCCTTTATCCCTGAAAAAGTTGAACAATCAGTGTTTTTAAAACCCTTTGCTACGAGTTCAACGTTGCTTGATGCTGAGTTTATTCAAGAACAACGTGAGCGCTTAGTCCACTTATTAACCACACAAATAATTCCTGCTTATGAAAACTATTATCAGTTTTTTACGCAAGAGTATTTTCCAAACGCCAGAAAAAATATTGCTGTTTCTTCAACGCCTAATGGCCTTGCCTATTACAACAATCGGGTAAAACACTATACAACCACTGACATGAGTGCAGAAGAAATTCATCAGCTTGGTTTGCGTGAAGTCGCACGTATTCGCTTGGAAATGGATGAAGTAATTGCCAAAACGGGTTTTGAAGGAACGTTTACTGAATTTACCCACTTTTTACGAACAGATCCGCAGTTTTACGCAAAAACGCCGTTAGCATTAATTAAAGAAGCGTCGTACCTTGCAAAGCAAATTGATGGCAAACTACCTTCATTATTTAAACATTTACCGCGTACACCCTATGGTGTGGTGCCGGTTCCTGACAGTATCGCACCTAAATATACCACAGGACGATATATCAGCCCGCCAAATGATCGCCATTCAGGTTCATATTGGGTGAATACTTACGCATTAGATAAACGTCCATTGTATGTATTACCAGCGTTAACTTTACATGAAGGTGTGCCGGGGCATCATTTACAAATTTCTTTAAATAGTGAGTTAGATAATTTGCCTACGTATCGGCAACACGCCTATATTTCAGCCTTTGGTGAGGGCTGGGGTTTATATGCTGAATGGTTAGGTATTGAAGCGGGCATTTATACTGATCATTACAGTAATTTTGGCCGACTGACATACGAAATGTGGCGAGCAGCGCGATTAGTGGTTGATACCGGTATGCATGTAAAAGGTTGGTCAAGAGCCCAGGCAATGGACTTTATGAGAGATAACACTGCGTTATCGTTACATAATGTTAAAACTGAAATAGACCGTTATATTTCATGGCCGGGTCAAGCGTTGTCATACAAAATAGGTGAAATCACAATTCGCAAATTACGCAAGCGAGCCGAAACTGAACTGGGTCTTGATTTTGATGTACGTGAATTTCATTATCAAATCTTAAAAAATGGTTCAGTACCTCTACATGTACTTGAAGCACAAATAGAGAAATATATTACTGAAGAATTAGCAGGAAAAGAGTAA
- a CDS encoding ArsR/SmtB family transcription factor, protein MNIETIAKALKELGHPTRLAVFKRLVKAGRQGIPVGVVQEELNVPGSTLSHHLSGLTSAGLIKQRREGRTLFCVVEYEKLLSVISFLRNECCADEQ, encoded by the coding sequence ATGAACATAGAAACCATAGCCAAAGCATTAAAAGAGCTAGGCCACCCAACAAGATTAGCTGTTTTCAAACGATTGGTTAAAGCGGGTCGGCAAGGTATTCCGGTTGGGGTTGTTCAAGAAGAACTAAACGTGCCAGGGTCTACCTTATCACATCATCTTTCTGGCTTAACATCTGCAGGATTGATTAAACAACGACGGGAAGGAAGAACGTTATTCTGTGTTGTTGAGTATGAAAAACTGCTTTCTGTAATTTCATTTTTACGAAATGAATGTTGTGCGGATGAGCAATAA